Proteins encoded within one genomic window of Columba livia isolate bColLiv1 breed racing homer chromosome 1, bColLiv1.pat.W.v2, whole genome shotgun sequence:
- the GSX1 gene encoding GS homeobox 1 has protein sequence MPRSFLVDSLVLREGGEKKGESSPPPPLFPYAVHPSHPLPGLSAGACHARKAGLLCVCPLCVTASQLHPPPPAIPLIKASFPPFGSQYCHSPLARQQHSVSTVSVGHAPALYQGAYPLPDPRQFHCISVDSTSSQLPSSKRMRTAFTSTQLLELEREFASNMYLSRLRRIEIATYLNLSEKQVKIWFQNRRVKHKKEGKSSSHRGGGAGHSCKCSSLSTTKCSEDDEDLRMSPSSSGKDDRGLAVTP, from the exons ATGCCGCGCTCCTTCCTGGTGGACTCGCTGGTGCTGCGGGAGGGGGGCGAGAAGAAGGGCGAGAGCagccccccgccgccgctctTCCCTTACGCCGTGCACCCCTCGCACCCGCTGCCCGGGCTGTCGGCCGGCGCCTGCCACGCTCGCAAGGCCGGGCTGCTCTGCGTCTGCCCGCTCTGTGTCACCGCCTCCCAGCTGcacccgccgccgcccgccatCCCCCTCATCAAGGCTTCCTTCCCCCCCTTCGGCTCCCAGTACTGCCACTCGCCCCTGGCCCGCCAGCAGCACTCCGTCTCCACCGTCAGCGTCGGGCACGCACCGGCGCTCTACCAGGGCGCCTACCCGCTGCCCGACCCCCGGCAGTTCCACTGCATCTCCGTGG ACAGCACGTCCAGCCAGCTGCCCAGCAGCAAGAGGATGCGCACCGCCTTCACCAGCACGCAGCTCCTAGAGCTGGAGAGGGAGTTCGCCTCCAACATGTACCTCTCCCGGCTGCGGCGAATCGAGATCGCCACCTACCTGAACCTCTCCGAGAAGCAGGTGAAGATCTGGTTCCAGAACCGACGGGTCAAGCAcaagaaagaaggcaaaagtAGCTCccaccggggcgggggggccggcCACAGCTGTAAATGCTCGTCCCTTTCCACCACGAAGTGCTCAGAAGATGACGAGGACTTGCGCATGTCTCCGTCCTCCTCGGGGAAGGACGACAGAGGCCTCGCAGTCACCCCCTAG